In one window of Puniceicoccaceae bacterium DNA:
- a CDS encoding ATP-binding protein, with amino-acid sequence MSRDRPSAPSPKTFLARGLEESIAKALQDTPVVCLLGPRQSGKSTLVSRMAPTRQLVSLDDAAYLKLAREDAQGFLAELADEVTIDEVQRAPGLTLAIKRSVDHDRRPGRFLLTGSANLLQLPHLADSLAGRMEILQLHPLTESEIAGSEGLFLQKFIAGEIKTELVGSRAPVPSTLPGKLIAGGYPEAVRRDPTRAQDWLLQYLQSVIERDIRDVARIKEGTDLLKLMELLAERTGTLLNVSELSTALKKARITIENHIAILERMFLIRQLPAWHENATKRAVKTPKIHLCDTGLAAALLGLQAGDWLKERDRFGHLLESFVVQQLHAQAGWFQPHLRFWHYRDKDKNEVDCVITRGRKVWGVEIKLSQSVSSSDAKGLHKLAEYAKGNFQTGVLLHDGDDTFALGDSRILAVPISKLWEL; translated from the coding sequence GGGACCGTCCATCTGCGCCTAGCCCCAAAACCTTCCTGGCACGCGGTTTGGAGGAAAGCATCGCGAAGGCATTGCAAGATACCCCGGTGGTTTGCCTGCTGGGGCCACGCCAGAGTGGAAAATCAACCCTCGTTTCCCGGATGGCTCCCACCCGCCAACTGGTGAGCCTGGATGACGCGGCCTACCTGAAGCTCGCGAGGGAGGATGCGCAGGGCTTTTTGGCAGAGTTGGCGGATGAGGTCACCATTGATGAGGTGCAACGCGCACCGGGGCTTACGCTGGCAATCAAACGCAGTGTGGACCACGACCGGCGCCCGGGTCGCTTTCTTTTGACCGGCTCCGCCAATTTGCTGCAATTGCCCCACCTGGCCGATTCGCTCGCGGGGCGCATGGAAATCCTTCAACTGCATCCGCTCACGGAATCCGAGATCGCGGGTTCGGAAGGTCTGTTCTTGCAGAAATTCATCGCTGGGGAAATCAAGACCGAGTTGGTTGGCAGCCGTGCACCCGTGCCATCCACCTTACCCGGCAAGTTGATTGCAGGAGGTTATCCCGAGGCCGTTCGGCGCGACCCCACCCGCGCCCAGGACTGGCTGCTCCAGTATCTTCAATCCGTGATCGAACGAGACATTCGCGATGTTGCGAGAATCAAGGAAGGGACGGACCTCTTGAAACTGATGGAGCTGCTTGCCGAGCGCACTGGCACCCTTCTGAACGTATCCGAATTATCCACCGCGTTGAAAAAAGCGCGGATCACCATCGAAAACCATATCGCGATCCTGGAGAGAATGTTTCTCATCCGCCAACTTCCCGCCTGGCATGAGAACGCTACCAAACGTGCGGTGAAAACGCCAAAAATTCATCTTTGTGATACCGGCCTGGCCGCGGCCTTGTTAGGACTTCAAGCTGGCGATTGGTTGAAGGAGCGGGACCGGTTCGGTCATTTGCTGGAATCGTTTGTCGTGCAGCAACTCCATGCGCAAGCGGGCTGGTTCCAACCTCATCTGCGGTTTTGGCACTACCGGGACAAGGACAAGAACGAGGTGGACTGTGTCATCACACGGGGGCGCAAGGTCTGGGGTGTGGAAATCAAACTCTCGCAATCGGTTTCCTCCAGTGATGCCAAAGGCCTTCACAAACTTGCAGAATACGCGAAAGGGAATTTCCAGACGGGCGTGCTTCTGCATGATGGCGATGATACCTTTGCTCTGGGAGACTCCCGCATCCTCGCCGTGCCGATCTCCAAGCTCTGGGAACTCTAA